The DNA region GAACTGTTCCGGGATTTCGCTGATCGTGGGAATTTTGTAGGTGCTGGGGGCAAAGGTGCGCAAACGGCCCTGGTCATCCCAGACCAGTTCTTCCATCGTCAGCCAGCCCATGCCCTGGACAAAGCCACCCTCTACCTGACCCTGATCGACCAAGGGATTGAGGGATTCGCCCACATCATGGACGATATCCACCTGACGTAACTTGAACGTCCCGGTAAAGCCATCCACTTCTACTTCACTGACTGCTGCTCCGTAGGCGTAGTAGTAGAAGGGGCGACCTTTGCCAGCCACGGCATCCCAGTGAATATGGGGGGTGCGGTAGTAGCCTGTGGCGGAGAGGGAGATGCGATCGCTGTACGCCTGCTGCACCACGGCCTCAAAACCGATCCGCAGTTGGGGATAGGTAGCCGGATAAATCCAATCATCCTCAAATACCAGATCCTCTGGTGCATTCAGATTCAGCATTCGGGCCGCAACGGGAGCTAATCGGGTTTTGATCGTTTCACAGGCATCTTTTACGGCCTGTCCGTTTAAATCCGAGCCACTGGAAGCCGCCGTCGCTGAGGTGTTGGGCACTTTGTCTGTACTGGTGGGCATCATCCGGAAGCGATCGATCCTCACGCCCAAGGCTCTGGCTGCAACTTGCAGCATTTTGGTGTGTAAGCCCTGCCCCATCTCCGTGCCACCGTGATTCAATTGAATGCTGCCGTCGGTGTAGACCAGGATCAACGCTCCGGCCTGGTTGTAAATCGTTTTATTGAAAGAGATGCCGAATTTGACCGGGGTGATCGCTAAACCGCGTTTCTGATAGGGGTGGGTCTGGTTGAATTCGGCGATCGCGGCCTGCCGTTCTGCAAACCGGGAATTCGTCTTCACTTCCTGCCACACCCGATCAATTCGATTGTCGTAAATCTCCTGTCCGTAATGGGTGGTATTGGTTTCGCCAGTGCCCCGGTAAAAATTACGCTCTCGCACGACTTCTGGCGGTAAGCCCAGGTGACGAGCCACGCGATCGACGATCTCCTCAATCACGACCATCCCTTGCGGCCCCCCAAATCCCCGGAAGGCGGTATTGGAGACTTTGTTGGTTTTGGCCATCAAGCCGCGTACTTCCAGATGGGGAATGTAGTAAGCGTTATCGATATGGCACATGGCCCGCTGTAACACCGGAGAGGTTAAATCCATACTCCATCCGGCATCGGCATACAAAGTGGCTTCCAGGGCGATCAGTTCTCCCTCAGCGGTGAAACCAACCTTGTAGCGGCCTAGAAAGCCGTGCCGCTTCCCAGTCATGATCATGTCGTGATGGCGCTCCAGTTTTACCCGCACGGGACAGCCGGTTTTGTGAGCCGCGATCGCCGCTGCCGCTGCCATCGGATTCGCCTGGGATTCTTTGCCGCCAAAGCCACCGCCCATGCGCAAGCAAGTGACCACAATTTGATTGGCAGGTATGCCCAGCACTCGCGCCAGAATCACCTGCGTTTCCGTGGGATGTTGAGTGGAAGCATAGACATGGTAGTGGCCTTCACCATCGGGAATCACCCAACTGGTTTGCGTTTCCAGGTAGAAGTGATCCTGCCCCTGCATTGCCACTTCGCCTTCCAGCCAGTGATCCACTTCCTCAACCAGAGCCGCCGGATCCCCGCGATGAATGGTTAACGGAGAGCCAATGAAACTGTTCTGGGCGATCGCCTCCTGGATGGTCAGAATTGGCGGCAGCGGGTCATACTCGACCCTGACCTGCGCGGCTCCTAAGCGGGCGGCTTCTTCCGTTTCACCCACTACCCACACCACAGCCTGCCCCCAGTAACTCACCTCATCGACGGGCAGCAATACTTCATCCTGCAAAATTGGCCCGGTATCGTTTTCTCCTGGTATATCTGCTGCGGTTAGAATCGTCACGACTCCCTCTACAGCCTGGGCAGCAGAGGGATCGATGCTCAGAATTCGCGCTCTGGCATGGGGAGACAGCACCGGATACAGGGAAAGCATCCCACTGGGTTGCCGCTGGTCATCCGTATAAATGGCTTTTCCAGTTACGTGATGGGCTGCACTTTCGTGACTTCTACGTTTTCCGGCAACCATAAGCACCTCAAGGAGATTTTGGATTTTAGATTTTGGATGAGAAGAATTCTGGATTAGCTATCAGGTAACAACGGTAACCGACGAATTCGAATTCGAGTTGGCTCGACTGTAATAGCAGCGCCCTGATTCAGATCTTCCTCGCATTCACTCACTACCTTTAAAACTAAATCAGTTAACGCTTGGGCACGTAATCTTTCGATTCGAATGCGAATCACTGATGGAGAAATTGCTTCATCCAGAGCGAACAAGGTATGAAAGTCAGCATCAAGAATGATAAGAAGACGCAAATATCAGAGCCTGTTGAATATCTTCTTCTTCAGGCTCT from Leptodesmis sichuanensis A121 includes:
- the xdhB gene encoding xanthine dehydrogenase molybdopterin binding subunit, giving the protein MVAGKRRSHESAAHHVTGKAIYTDDQRQPSGMLSLYPVLSPHARARILSIDPSAAQAVEGVVTILTAADIPGENDTGPILQDEVLLPVDEVSYWGQAVVWVVGETEEAARLGAAQVRVEYDPLPPILTIQEAIAQNSFIGSPLTIHRGDPAALVEEVDHWLEGEVAMQGQDHFYLETQTSWVIPDGEGHYHVYASTQHPTETQVILARVLGIPANQIVVTCLRMGGGFGGKESQANPMAAAAAIAAHKTGCPVRVKLERHHDMIMTGKRHGFLGRYKVGFTAEGELIALEATLYADAGWSMDLTSPVLQRAMCHIDNAYYIPHLEVRGLMAKTNKVSNTAFRGFGGPQGMVVIEEIVDRVARHLGLPPEVVRERNFYRGTGETNTTHYGQEIYDNRIDRVWQEVKTNSRFAERQAAIAEFNQTHPYQKRGLAITPVKFGISFNKTIYNQAGALILVYTDGSIQLNHGGTEMGQGLHTKMLQVAARALGVRIDRFRMMPTSTDKVPNTSATAASSGSDLNGQAVKDACETIKTRLAPVAARMLNLNAPEDLVFEDDWIYPATYPQLRIGFEAVVQQAYSDRISLSATGYYRTPHIHWDAVAGKGRPFYYYAYGAAVSEVEVDGFTGTFKLRQVDIVHDVGESLNPLVDQGQVEGGFVQGMGWLTMEELVWDDQGRLRTFAPSTYKIPTISEIPEQFNVHLLERAAQDGVIYGSKAVGEPPLMLALSVREAIRAAVAAFGDHPQSVPLASPATPEATLMAIEQIRATASARTSSELEVLVNGLSIDEDPAEIFLDKQI
- a CDS encoding DUF5615 family PIN-like protein; protein product: MRLLIILDADFHTLFALDEAISPSVIRIRIERLRAQALTDLVLKVVSECEEDLNQGAAITVEPTRIRIRRLPLLPDS